The genomic region GCATCGCGTCGTAGGCCGCCGCGAGGGCGGCGGCCTTGCCGGCCGGGTCGTAGAGGTGCCAGGGCAAGTTGTAGTTCGGCCCGGCCGCGTAGGAAATGCCCCAGTAGGCCATGGCGCAGCCGGGATCGTGCTCCAGCGCCTTCTGGAAGCAGGCGATGGCCTCGGCGTGGTTGAAGCCGTAGAGCCAGTTGAGGCCGCGGTCGAACCAGAGCTGAGCCTCGGGCGCGGTGGTGGTGATCTGGCGAGCATAGGAGCCGAGGTCGTAGTACTCCATGAGCACCTCCGTGGCGCCAGAGTATGCCACAGGATCGCGTCTCGCGACGCCGCCGACCGATCGGGCGACTTGACATGCTTCGGTTGAAGGCCGTATCACCGGCGTACCTGCCGTCACCTCGAAGGGCCGGAGGGCGAGCGCGGCGATGACGAGAATGCACCTGATGTGGTTCTGCGCGTTCAACCCCCATGCGGGCTTCGGCCTCGACGGCTGGTCGGGACCCCGGACCAACGGCTACGAGTGGACCCGGCCGGAGCTGTGGCAGGAGATGGCCGTCGCGCTCGAGCGGGCCAAGTTCGATCTGATCATGCTGGGGGACAGCCTCGCGGTGCCCGGGACCTACCAGGGACGGATGGACGCCTACCTGCGCTACGCCGAGCACGCGCCCTTCCACGATCCGGGCCCCCTCGTGGCCATCATGGCCGCGGCCACGCGCCGCATCGGCCTCGCGGCCACGCTGTCGACGACGTTCTACCCGCCGTTCCTGCTGGCCCGCCTGATGACGACCCTCGACCACCTGAGCCGCGGCCGCGCCGCCTGGAACGTGGTGACGTCCTACAAGGTCGAGGAGGCGCTGAACTTCGGGTACAAGGAGCTGCTCGACCACGACCAGCGCTACGATCGGGCCGACGAGTACATGGAGCTCTGCTACCGGCTCTGGTCGAGCTGGGACCCCGACGCGGTGGTCATGGACCAGCGCACCGATACCTTCGCCGATCCCGCGAAGGTGCATCCCATCGCGTTCGAGGGGACGTACTACCGCTCTCGGGGCCCGCTGAACGCCACCCCGTCGCCGCAGGGGCGTCCCGTCATCATCCAGGCCGGCGCCTCGGACCGCGGCCAGGACTTCGCGGCGCGCCACGCCGAGGCCATCATCGTCTCCCGCGAGACGGTGGACGAGATGAAGCAGTACTACGACGCGTTCAAGGCCCGGGTGAAGAAGCAGGGACGCGATCCGGACGACTGCAAGGTCTT from Candidatus Methylomirabilota bacterium harbors:
- a CDS encoding NtaA/DmoA family FMN-dependent monooxygenase (This protein belongs to a clade of FMN-dependent monooxygenases, within a broader family of flavin-dependent oxidoreductases, the luciferase-like monooxygenase (LMM) family, some of whose members use coenzyme F420 rather than FMN.) — protein: MTRMHLMWFCAFNPHAGFGLDGWSGPRTNGYEWTRPELWQEMAVALERAKFDLIMLGDSLAVPGTYQGRMDAYLRYAEHAPFHDPGPLVAIMAAATRRIGLAATLSTTFYPPFLLARLMTTLDHLSRGRAAWNVVTSYKVEEALNFGYKELLDHDQRYDRADEYMELCYRLWSSWDPDAVVMDQRTDTFADPAKVHPIAFEGTYYRSRGPLNATPSPQGRPVIIQAGASDRGQDFAARHAEAIIVSRETVDEMKQYYDAFKARVKKQGRDPDDCKVFFLTKPIIGETDEAAQRHADELYARAPVEAGLASLSTMLQMDLSTYDLDQPLPGAIQTRAIQGIRSQLDRFYMSGRTPTLRDIATRKVSIDSKPYIGGPERVADELARTIDAVGGDGFAIRQGIWPGYVGPFVEQVIPLLQQRGAVRTEYTGATLREHLREF